A single Halarcobacter anaerophilus DNA region contains:
- a CDS encoding methylglyoxal synthase — MNIALVAHDNLKHDIIEWALFNKGTLQKHVIYATGTTGRLLQEKGFGVHCLKSGPLGGDQQIGAMIAEGKLDILFFFVDPMAQQPHEPDITALRRICDTYRIPIATNRQTADFIISSPLFEGYIHELPDWSKYQNRKL, encoded by the coding sequence ATGAATATTGCATTAGTGGCTCATGACAATTTAAAACATGATATTATTGAGTGGGCTTTGTTTAACAAAGGAACTCTGCAAAAACATGTGATATATGCTACAGGTACAACGGGAAGATTATTACAGGAAAAAGGTTTTGGAGTTCATTGTCTGAAATCAGGTCCTTTAGGCGGTGATCAACAAATCGGAGCTATGATAGCAGAAGGAAAACTTGATATTTTGTTTTTCTTTGTAGATCCTATGGCTCAACAGCCTCATGAACCTGATATTACCGCTTTAAGACGAATATGTGATACTTATAGAATACCAATAGCTACAAATCGACAAACGGCAGATTTTATAATCTCTTCTCCTCTTTTTGAGGGGTATATTCATGAATTGCCTGATTGGTCAAAATACCAAAATAGAAAATTGTAA
- a CDS encoding J domain-containing protein, producing the protein MQKYKQYLEEDFIIFNSDLCVRDFVTIGEINFETNTAYLDEPYEMVGPFCLDELCTKGEISFAACIVMSEQIWEEKQAFLLRNSFEKQRKSQKQFYEDIHNHNKRKRENQINLNEQSQREYRKLLSLPIEGTLNVSQIKAAFRKVVKTTHPDVGGSHEMFIKITEARDILLKK; encoded by the coding sequence ATGCAGAAGTATAAGCAGTATCTAGAAGAAGATTTTATTATTTTCAATAGTGACCTTTGTGTTCGAGATTTTGTTACAATCGGTGAAATCAATTTTGAAACTAATACTGCATATTTAGATGAACCTTATGAGATGGTTGGTCCTTTTTGTTTAGATGAACTTTGTACTAAAGGAGAGATTAGTTTTGCTGCTTGTATTGTTATGAGTGAGCAAATATGGGAAGAAAAACAAGCTTTTTTACTTAGAAACTCTTTTGAAAAACAGCGAAAATCACAAAAACAATTTTATGAAGATATCCATAATCACAATAAAAGAAAAAGAGAAAATCAAATAAATTTAAATGAGCAAAGTCAAAGAGAATATCGAAAATTATTGTCTTTGCCAATAGAAGGAACTCTTAACGTATCTCAAATAAAAGCGGCTTTTAGAAAGGTTGTAAAAACAACACATCCTGATGTTGGAGGAAGTCATGAAATGTTTATAAAAATTACTGAAGCCAGAGATATTTTGCTTAAGAAATAG
- a CDS encoding addiction module protein, whose amino-acid sequence MTALSQKELFDEIDTLPIDIKTQIVDKILKSISPTDKSIDDLWIKEVRKRKEEIDSGNVTLVAGDEVFKKISQRLKF is encoded by the coding sequence ATGACAGCATTATCACAAAAAGAGCTTTTTGATGAAATAGATACCCTCCCTATTGATATTAAAACTCAGATAGTAGATAAGATACTAAAAAGTATATCTCCAACAGATAAATCAATAGATGATTTGTGGATAAAAGAGGTTCGAAAAAGGAAAGAAGAGATTGACTCTGGAAATGTTACTTTGGTAGCAGGGGATGAAGTATTTAAAAAAATATCTCAAAGATTAAAATTTTAA
- the purH gene encoding bifunctional phosphoribosylaminoimidazolecarboxamide formyltransferase/IMP cyclohydrolase, translating to MRALISVSDKSGVENFAKELVALGYEIISTGGTYKKLQEAGIAVIEANEVTKFPECFEGRVKTLNPYIHGGILHRRDKQSHLDQAKELGVEGIDLVCVNLYPFKATIEKTDDFEEIIENIDIGGPAMVRSAAKNFASVIIVTDTADYDLVINNLKNNTNTEEFRRDLMIKAYEHTAAYDSMIANYMNKRFNNSMGAKQFIVGTKVFDTRYGENPHQKGALYEFENQFSDKFIVVKGEPSFNNMGDISGAAKIAASFGEDNAVCIVKHGNPCGFAIKDTLLESYTEALKCDPISAFGGVVAVNGIVEKDLAVKMNEIFLEVVFAADFTEEAVEELSRKKRIKLFKQGTKKLELSKDPYNFKMIDGGFVYQDSDRVGDDEVKNAELKTKRVATAQEIKDMEIAVKVAAGTKSNCVVYIKNSAMVAVGMGMTSRVDAAKAALRKAEDLGLDVTGSVLASEAFFPFRDSIDEANKAGVKCVIEPGGSIRDDEVIAAADEFGMALYFTGIRHFLH from the coding sequence TTGAGAGCTTTAATCAGTGTTAGTGACAAAAGTGGTGTAGAAAACTTTGCAAAAGAGTTGGTTGCACTTGGGTATGAGATTATCTCAACAGGCGGTACTTATAAAAAACTTCAAGAAGCAGGAATTGCAGTAATTGAGGCAAATGAAGTTACTAAATTTCCGGAATGTTTTGAAGGAAGAGTAAAAACATTAAATCCATATATTCACGGTGGTATTTTACACAGACGAGACAAACAATCTCATCTTGACCAAGCAAAAGAGTTAGGAGTTGAAGGGATCGATTTAGTATGTGTAAATCTATATCCTTTTAAAGCAACTATTGAAAAAACAGATGATTTTGAAGAGATTATCGAAAATATTGATATAGGCGGTCCTGCTATGGTTAGAAGTGCTGCTAAAAACTTCGCATCTGTAATTATAGTAACTGATACGGCAGATTATGATTTAGTTATAAATAATCTTAAAAACAATACAAATACAGAAGAGTTTAGAAGAGATTTGATGATAAAAGCTTATGAGCATACAGCAGCTTATGATTCAATGATTGCAAACTATATGAACAAAAGATTCAACAATTCAATGGGTGCAAAACAGTTTATAGTAGGAACTAAAGTATTCGATACAAGATACGGAGAAAACCCACACCAAAAAGGTGCTTTATACGAATTTGAAAACCAATTCAGCGATAAATTTATTGTAGTAAAAGGTGAGCCGTCATTTAATAATATGGGTGATATCAGCGGAGCTGCTAAAATTGCCGCAAGTTTCGGTGAGGATAATGCAGTTTGTATTGTAAAACACGGAAATCCATGTGGCTTTGCCATAAAAGATACACTCTTAGAATCTTACACAGAAGCTTTAAAATGTGACCCAATCTCTGCTTTTGGTGGAGTTGTTGCAGTAAACGGTATAGTTGAAAAAGATTTAGCAGTAAAAATGAATGAAATCTTTTTAGAAGTAGTATTTGCAGCAGACTTTACAGAAGAAGCAGTAGAAGAGTTAAGCAGAAAAAAAAGAATCAAACTATTTAAACAAGGTACAAAAAAACTTGAACTATCAAAAGATCCATACAACTTTAAAATGATTGACGGTGGATTTGTTTATCAAGACAGTGATAGAGTTGGAGATGATGAGGTTAAAAATGCTGAACTTAAAACAAAAAGAGTAGCAACTGCACAAGAGATAAAAGATATGGAAATAGCTGTAAAAGTAGCAGCAGGAACAAAATCAAACTGTGTAGTATATATTAAAAACTCTGCAATGGTAGCAGTTGGAATGGGTATGACTTCAAGAGTTGATGCAGCAAAAGCAGCACTTAGAAAAGCAGAAGATTTAGGACTAGACGTAACAGGTTCAGTACTTGCATCAGAAGCTTTTTTCCCATTTAGAGACTCTATTGATGAAGCAAATAAAGCAGGAGTAAAATGCGTGATCGAGCCAGGCGGAAGTATCAGAGATGATGAAGTAATCGCAGCAGCCGATGAATTTGGAATGGCTTTATACTTTACAGGAATTAGACACTTTTTACACTAA
- the amt gene encoding ammonium transporter: MSDINLLWILISSFLVFLMQFGFSLIETGTVRTKNTINVAMKNLIDTVFCILFFWLIGFGLMFGSDKFGLFGVDSFLIDGSDLEENAIFLFQSMFAATSITIISGAVAERIKFNGYVVVAIIVTALIYPIFGHWAWNENGWLNQLGFVDFAGSTVVHSIGAWIGLAGTIILGPRLGKFKNGEVKYFAPSNHNFIVFGVFMLFFAWFGFNAGSLLRFDIQVTSILMNTLIAAVMGGASAWFISLLFKRRLEVELLSFGIIAGLVGITAGCNSLTLYQSAFVGFVSTIVMFLSDQFLAKKMKIDDPLSAISVHGFAGTWGTIAVGIFAKPLEGMTRMDFLSIQILGTLCAFGFAFLSGLILFLILYKLNLLRVKKRYEVLGLNRSEHNARLPWVETIESIIGIMKTGNVQKKVYEERDTEVGVVARFFNILLDNLRAQNTKLSKSNKTLHQKAYFDTLTKALNRGGLFEELNKKFSNKRYSLAIIDIDKFKTINDTYGHDIGDIVLKELSNLISGKIRSDDLFARWGGEEFVLILKTRDLTIAQSICEKLRIEVENYGFSKVKRVTVSIGVSNFKLQKQSFNDIFKNADKALYDAKNSGRNRVHVF; encoded by the coding sequence ATGAGTGACATAAATCTTCTTTGGATATTAATAAGTTCTTTTTTGGTATTTCTTATGCAGTTTGGCTTTTCTTTAATTGAAACAGGCACTGTAAGAACTAAAAATACAATCAATGTAGCTATGAAAAATCTTATAGATACTGTTTTTTGTATTCTGTTTTTCTGGTTAATCGGTTTTGGATTAATGTTTGGAAGTGACAAATTCGGTCTTTTCGGCGTAGACAGTTTTTTAATTGACGGTTCAGATTTAGAAGAAAATGCTATTTTTCTTTTTCAGTCTATGTTTGCTGCAACTTCTATTACTATTATTTCAGGAGCCGTTGCAGAAAGAATAAAATTTAACGGTTATGTCGTAGTAGCAATAATAGTAACAGCTCTGATCTACCCTATTTTCGGTCACTGGGCATGGAATGAAAACGGTTGGTTAAATCAACTGGGATTTGTGGATTTTGCAGGTTCGACTGTTGTTCACTCAATAGGAGCCTGGATTGGATTAGCAGGGACGATTATTTTAGGACCAAGACTGGGAAAATTTAAAAACGGTGAAGTAAAATATTTTGCACCAAGCAATCACAACTTTATAGTTTTTGGAGTATTTATGCTCTTTTTTGCTTGGTTCGGATTTAATGCAGGAAGTCTTTTACGCTTTGATATTCAAGTAACTTCAATACTGATGAATACTTTAATTGCCGCTGTTATGGGAGGAGCCAGTGCTTGGTTTATCTCTTTGTTATTTAAAAGACGTTTAGAAGTTGAACTTCTAAGCTTCGGAATAATAGCAGGACTTGTGGGAATAACGGCAGGCTGCAACTCTTTGACCCTGTATCAATCGGCTTTTGTAGGTTTTGTTTCAACTATAGTTATGTTTTTATCTGACCAGTTTTTAGCAAAAAAGATGAAAATAGATGACCCCTTAAGCGCAATAAGCGTTCACGGCTTTGCAGGAACCTGGGGAACTATAGCAGTTGGGATTTTCGCCAAACCTCTTGAAGGAATGACAAGAATGGATTTTTTATCTATTCAAATACTTGGGACACTTTGTGCCTTCGGTTTTGCCTTTTTATCCGGACTTATTCTTTTTTTGATTCTTTATAAATTAAATCTTTTAAGGGTTAAAAAAAGATATGAAGTTTTAGGACTTAACAGAAGCGAACACAATGCAAGATTACCTTGGGTTGAAACTATTGAGAGTATTATAGGTATTATGAAAACAGGAAATGTGCAAAAAAAAGTTTATGAAGAAAGAGATACCGAAGTGGGTGTTGTCGCAAGATTTTTCAATATACTTTTAGATAATTTGCGTGCTCAAAATACAAAATTGAGTAAAAGCAATAAAACTCTTCATCAAAAAGCCTATTTTGATACTTTAACAAAAGCTTTAAACAGAGGAGGTCTTTTTGAAGAATTAAATAAAAAATTCTCAAATAAAAGATACTCTCTTGCTATTATTGATATTGATAAATTTAAAACTATAAATGATACTTACGGACACGATATAGGAGATATAGTTTTAAAAGAACTTTCAAACTTGATTTCTGGCAAAATCCGTTCAGATGATCTTTTTGCAAGATGGGGAGGAGAAGAGTTCGTTTTAATTCTTAAAACCCGTGATTTAACAATTGCTCAATCTATTTGTGAAAAATTAAGAATAGAAGTTGAAAATTACGGTTTTTCAAAAGTAAAAAGAGTAACCGTATCAATAGGAGTCAGTAATTTTAAATTACAAAAACAATCTTTTAACGATATTTTTAAAAATGCGGATAAAGCCCTTTATGATGCAAAGAACTCAGGAAGAAACAGAGTGCATGTCTTTTAA
- a CDS encoding nitrous oxide reductase accessory protein NosL gives MKKILVMLFSLFALITMLNAENTQQNKPKMAYQAVPAQKATIVQKGDEKNYCPICGMTLPMFYKTNHAAKAQGEEKQYCSIHCMVEDKELNGTKLTDMRVVDNKSLKLISVKEAFYVVGSSKPGTMTMTSKYAFKNLDDAKAFQKENGGEIKNFDEVYAQVAKGLEKEKKMVAQKQAKMQKMGEKIYEKMCKKTDMKFTSTAQAKAYITKNKLCGNMKGKKLQAVGIYLSRR, from the coding sequence ATGAAAAAAATTTTAGTTATGTTATTTAGTTTATTTGCATTAATTACAATGTTAAATGCTGAGAATACACAACAAAATAAACCAAAAATGGCATATCAAGCAGTGCCTGCTCAAAAAGCAACAATAGTTCAAAAAGGTGATGAAAAAAATTACTGTCCTATTTGCGGAATGACTCTGCCGATGTTTTATAAAACAAATCATGCTGCAAAAGCCCAAGGAGAAGAAAAACAGTATTGCTCTATTCACTGTATGGTTGAAGACAAAGAACTAAACGGTACAAAACTAACAGATATGAGAGTTGTAGATAACAAATCATTAAAACTAATTTCTGTAAAAGAGGCTTTTTACGTAGTTGGAAGTTCTAAACCCGGAACTATGACAATGACAAGTAAATATGCTTTTAAAAATCTTGATGATGCTAAAGCTTTTCAAAAAGAAAACGGCGGAGAGATTAAAAACTTTGATGAAGTTTATGCCCAAGTTGCAAAAGGTTTAGAAAAAGAGAAAAAAATGGTAGCTCAAAAACAAGCTAAAATGCAAAAAATGGGTGAAAAAATCTATGAAAAAATGTGCAAAAAAACTGATATGAAGTTTACTTCAACAGCACAGGCAAAAGCATATATTACTAAAAATAAACTTTGTGGTAATATGAAAGGTAAAAAACTTCAAGCCGTAGGAATCTACCTATCAAGAAGATAA
- a CDS encoding nitrous oxide reductase accessory protein NosL — protein sequence MKKTFFTLLFFTSFIFSTTLLGSSLNKIEYLQKGDEKYWCPISGLSLKENYKTSLSSTLNNGRKRQYASLTCLAKDNEEYGIDLDNIEAVDYNSLKRVNAKKAFFVVGSKIKAKISKTSKLAFEKEEDAKKFIKQNGGKLMSFDEAFDLAKKSLKDDFKKLKTVNKKKIYPKGKKIFEKRCSKDIDPTDYLEINELKADIQKNNLCKKLKESQLQTVALYLWDVKRFGDLGEVKNRVVVEEHEKCPVCGMFVAKYPRWAAQIIYSHGNHEHKFSFDGVKDLMKFYFDPKRWINADSHLINKSNIKEVKVTDYYSQEAIDGKKAYYVIGSDVYGPMGHELIPFKNLSDAKTFKADHSGKVIIEFSKLKEEDIYKLDE from the coding sequence ATGAAAAAAACATTTTTTACTCTACTATTTTTTACTTCATTTATCTTTTCAACAACTCTTTTAGGAAGTAGTTTAAATAAGATAGAGTATCTTCAAAAAGGTGATGAAAAATATTGGTGTCCAATATCAGGACTTAGTTTAAAAGAAAACTATAAAACTTCTCTTAGTTCAACCCTTAACAATGGAAGAAAAAGACAATATGCCTCATTGACTTGTCTTGCAAAGGATAATGAAGAGTACGGTATTGATTTAGATAATATAGAAGCAGTAGATTATAACTCTTTAAAAAGAGTTAATGCAAAAAAAGCTTTTTTTGTAGTAGGAAGTAAAATAAAAGCAAAAATTTCAAAAACTAGTAAACTAGCCTTTGAAAAAGAAGAAGATGCGAAAAAATTCATTAAACAAAACGGTGGAAAACTAATGAGTTTTGATGAAGCCTTTGATCTTGCAAAAAAGAGTCTAAAAGATGATTTCAAAAAATTAAAAACAGTAAATAAAAAGAAAATATATCCTAAAGGGAAAAAAATCTTTGAGAAAAGATGCAGTAAAGATATAGACCCTACAGATTATCTTGAGATAAATGAATTAAAAGCAGATATACAAAAAAACAATTTATGTAAAAAATTAAAAGAGTCCCAACTTCAAACAGTTGCTTTATATCTTTGGGATGTAAAAAGATTCGGTGATTTAGGAGAAGTTAAAAACAGAGTTGTTGTTGAAGAGCATGAAAAATGTCCCGTTTGCGGAATGTTTGTGGCAAAATATCCAAGATGGGCAGCACAGATTATCTACTCTCACGGCAATCACGAACATAAATTCTCTTTTGACGGAGTAAAAGATTTGATGAAATTCTATTTTGATCCAAAAAGATGGATAAATGCGGACTCTCATCTAATAAATAAATCAAATATCAAAGAGGTTAAAGTTACCGATTACTACTCACAAGAAGCAATAGACGGAAAAAAAGCATATTATGTAATAGGTTCGGATGTTTACGGACCAATGGGACACGAACTGATTCCTTTTAAAAATTTAAGTGATGCAAAAACGTTCAAAGCCGACCACAGCGGTAAAGTAATTATTGAATTTAGTAAGTTAAAAGAAGAGGATATATATAAACTTGATGAATAA
- a CDS encoding ABC transporter permease encodes MRNKINIYLIEYAINSLLRQKFKNIFILIVFTFLTALLCSIFFISNSIKYELNSTLKSLPQITVQKLKAGRHYDIDTSAVDEILNIAGVQDAVARVWGYYYFENAGVNFSVIGIDEFENQYKESLNKVVKEFDFSKAQESSSMIIGTGVKKVLDENYYKEYFNFIKPDGTFKKVNIAGVFQDNLELESNDTILLPKELAMEIFGMEENKATDIVVKVANPEEIFTVASKIKLLYPDTRVITNKELEISYQNIFDYKGGVFLALFIVSIFTFFIIIYDKASGLSSEEKKEIGILKAIGWKVEDVLKEKFYESFIISFISYILGILIAFTFVYIFNAPLLREIFTGYSQLKTSFELPFVLDFNTLFLVFFLSVPIYIAATIVPSWRSATIETDKVIR; translated from the coding sequence ATGAGAAATAAAATAAATATATACCTAATTGAGTACGCCATAAACTCCCTCTTAAGACAAAAGTTTAAAAATATCTTTATACTTATTGTTTTTACTTTTCTAACCGCACTTCTTTGTTCTATATTTTTTATATCAAACTCTATAAAATATGAACTAAACAGCACCCTTAAATCTCTTCCCCAAATTACCGTTCAAAAACTAAAAGCCGGAAGACATTATGATATTGATACAAGTGCTGTTGATGAGATTTTAAATATTGCAGGTGTTCAAGATGCTGTTGCAAGAGTTTGGGGATACTACTATTTTGAAAATGCAGGAGTAAATTTCTCGGTTATTGGTATTGATGAGTTTGAAAATCAGTATAAAGAGTCTTTAAACAAAGTAGTTAAAGAGTTTGATTTTTCAAAAGCCCAAGAGAGTAGTTCGATGATAATAGGAACCGGGGTTAAAAAAGTGCTTGACGAGAACTACTACAAAGAGTATTTTAACTTTATAAAACCTGACGGAACATTCAAAAAAGTAAATATTGCAGGTGTTTTTCAAGATAATTTGGAACTTGAATCAAATGATACTATTCTTCTTCCAAAAGAGCTTGCAATGGAAATTTTCGGTATGGAAGAGAATAAAGCAACAGATATCGTAGTAAAAGTTGCAAATCCAGAAGAGATATTCACTGTAGCTTCTAAAATAAAACTTCTATATCCTGATACAAGAGTTATTACAAATAAAGAGTTGGAGATTAGTTATCAAAATATTTTTGACTATAAAGGGGGAGTGTTTTTAGCACTTTTTATTGTCTCTATTTTTACTTTTTTTATAATAATTTACGACAAAGCAAGCGGACTTAGCTCAGAAGAGAAAAAAGAGATAGGTATTTTAAAAGCTATTGGATGGAAAGTTGAAGATGTGTTAAAAGAGAAGTTTTATGAAAGTTTTATTATCTCTTTTATCTCTTATATTTTGGGAATACTTATAGCCTTTACTTTTGTATATATTTTCAATGCACCTTTATTAAGAGAGATTTTTACAGGTTATTCTCAACTTAAGACCTCATTTGAACTGCCTTTTGTTTTGGATTTTAATACACTGTTTTTAGTCTTTTTCCTAAGTGTTCCAATCTATATAGCTGCAACTATAGTTCCATCTTGGAGAAGTGCAACAATTGAAACCGATAAGGTGATAAGATAA
- a CDS encoding ABC transporter ATP-binding protein: MIELKNITKDFEVNKNNTVRAVNNINLSIKEGELIVLKGASGSGKSTILSLIASLSKPTKGEVIVNNKRVSKLPDNFASMYRREEIGFIFQKYNLIPTLSVKENILLPLIPKNLCEEEASKLLHSVMKKFKIEHKSDAMVKNLSGGEQQRVAIARSQINNPKIIIADEPTANLDKELSEHFITILKELKSSDKTIIVATHDPLFFELDFVDRIIELANGEIIK, from the coding sequence ATGATAGAGTTAAAAAATATTACAAAAGATTTTGAAGTAAATAAAAACAACACTGTAAGAGCAGTCAATAATATAAACCTAAGTATAAAAGAGGGAGAACTTATTGTACTAAAAGGAGCAAGCGGAAGCGGTAAAAGTACTATTCTCTCTTTAATCGCATCTTTGAGTAAACCTACAAAAGGAGAAGTAATAGTAAATAACAAAAGAGTATCAAAACTTCCCGATAATTTTGCCTCTATGTATAGAAGAGAGGAGATAGGTTTTATTTTTCAAAAATATAATTTAATCCCTACTTTAAGTGTAAAAGAGAATATTTTACTTCCTTTAATTCCTAAAAATCTTTGTGAAGAAGAGGCTTCAAAACTATTGCACAGTGTTATGAAAAAATTTAAAATCGAACATAAAAGCGATGCAATGGTAAAAAACCTTTCAGGTGGAGAGCAGCAAAGAGTTGCAATAGCAAGAAGCCAAATTAACAACCCTAAAATCATAATAGCAGATGAACCTACGGCAAACCTGGATAAAGAGCTGTCTGAACATTTTATAACTATTTTAAAAGAGCTTAAAAGCAGTGATAAAACAATAATCGTGGCAACCCATGATCCACTCTTTTTTGAACTTGATTTTGTTGATAGAATAATTGAATTAGCAAACGGAGAGATTATAAAATGA
- a CDS encoding peptidase M42, with translation MKFKKLSVKKSSELIDNVENFTDFLDTLKQLIRVPSVIGYEHSFFLYLKRELDELGIDTCYYDGLLVAKGKEPNKGLLSAHIDRHGLVCTGPNEFQFAAFQTKNRIDLKGNSVSEQTYNLISSRFLNQYVQAYEPWSGSYLGIGKIDDVYMCKEINNLMFKIDGLEHLLPGTPIAFVDKLKISEDLISAQLDNVLSTAIIIYLYQHGFKGTAFFTAQEEAGRSWRFILDWFKKNSITTSELLVLDTSPYNSRDEAQLQDIVLRNRDANARFKSPLLKTLKNFCHKNNINFSCKDAYIQEKNRILNENNKPLLSLGSTELGRIIKESKNSVQGTTLQIPTTGYHTVEETTSIKAVKSILYILKTLYT, from the coding sequence ATGAAATTTAAGAAACTCTCTGTAAAAAAATCAAGCGAACTTATTGATAATGTTGAAAATTTTACGGATTTTTTGGATACCTTAAAACAACTTATCAGAGTACCTTCTGTTATCGGGTACGAGCACTCTTTTTTCTTATATTTAAAAAGAGAACTTGATGAGTTAGGAATAGATACCTGCTATTATGACGGATTATTAGTTGCAAAAGGCAAAGAGCCCAATAAAGGATTGCTAAGTGCCCATATAGACAGACACGGTTTAGTTTGCACAGGACCAAACGAATTTCAATTTGCAGCTTTCCAGACTAAAAACAGAATCGATTTAAAAGGAAATTCAGTATCAGAACAGACTTATAATCTTATCTCTTCAAGATTTTTAAATCAATATGTGCAAGCCTATGAGCCTTGGTCGGGAAGTTATCTTGGAATCGGTAAAATTGATGATGTTTATATGTGCAAAGAGATAAATAACTTAATGTTTAAAATTGACGGTTTAGAGCATCTTCTACCGGGTACTCCTATTGCTTTTGTGGATAAATTAAAAATCAGCGAAGATCTGATTTCGGCACAATTAGATAATGTCTTATCTACTGCAATAATTATTTACCTTTATCAGCACGGCTTTAAAGGAACTGCTTTTTTTACTGCTCAAGAAGAAGCAGGAAGAAGCTGGAGATTTATTCTTGACTGGTTTAAGAAAAACAGTATTACTACTTCTGAACTTTTGGTTTTGGATACAAGTCCGTATAACTCAAGAGATGAAGCTCAACTACAAGATATTGTTTTAAGAAACAGAGATGCAAATGCAAGATTTAAATCTCCTTTGTTAAAAACGCTTAAAAACTTTTGTCATAAAAACAATATAAATTTTTCTTGTAAGGATGCTTATATCCAAGAGAAAAACAGAATATTAAATGAAAACAACAAACCTCTTTTATCTCTTGGCAGCACGGAACTTGGAAGAATAATAAAAGAGTCAAAAAACAGTGTTCAAGGTACGACTCTTCAAATACCTACGACAGGTTATCACACGGTGGAAGAGACCACATCGATAAAAGCAGTTAAATCTATACTGTATATATTAAAAACTCTATATACATAA
- the rimK gene encoding 30S ribosomal protein S6--L-glutamate ligase: MKIGILSRNANLYSTKRLVEACIQRGHEVEVIDTLSCYMNITANKPKIHYKGRILNEFDAIIPRIGSDITFYGTSVVRQFEMMNVYTLNKSIAITRSRDKLRSMQILAGHNVNLPITGFASSPDDIEDLIKMVGGAPLVIKLLEGTQGLGVVLAETSKAAQSVLHAFMELKANILVQEYVKESNGADIRCFVIDNKVVASIKRQAKEGEFRSNLHRGGTASFIKITPEEEKIAIASAKVLGLNVAGVDILRSNKGPAVLEVNSSPGLEGIETISKKDIATLIVKYIEKEASKQNKKSKNNL, translated from the coding sequence ATGAAAATAGGAATTTTATCAAGAAATGCAAATCTTTATTCTACTAAAAGATTAGTAGAAGCTTGCATTCAAAGAGGACATGAAGTGGAAGTTATAGATACGCTTTCATGTTATATGAATATAACGGCAAATAAACCCAAAATACACTATAAAGGGCGAATATTAAATGAATTTGATGCTATAATACCAAGAATTGGTTCTGATATTACATTCTACGGCACAAGTGTAGTTAGACAATTTGAGATGATGAATGTTTATACTCTAAACAAATCAATTGCAATTACAAGATCAAGAGATAAATTAAGATCAATGCAAATACTTGCAGGACATAATGTAAACTTACCGATAACCGGTTTTGCAAGCTCACCCGATGATATCGAAGATTTGATAAAAATGGTAGGCGGAGCACCTTTAGTAATTAAACTTTTAGAAGGAACTCAAGGTTTAGGAGTAGTTCTAGCTGAGACAAGTAAAGCAGCACAAAGTGTTCTTCATGCCTTTATGGAATTAAAAGCCAATATCCTGGTTCAAGAGTATGTAAAAGAGTCAAACGGTGCAGATATCCGATGCTTTGTAATAGATAATAAAGTCGTAGCCTCTATAAAAAGACAAGCAAAAGAGGGAGAGTTTAGATCCAATTTACATAGAGGGGGAACTGCTTCTTTCATAAAAATTACTCCTGAAGAGGAGAAAATTGCGATTGCTTCAGCTAAAGTACTAGGGTTAAATGTAGCGGGAGTAGATATTTTACGTTCAAATAAGGGTCCGGCTGTTTTGGAAGTTAATTCCTCACCGGGACTTGAAGGAATAGAAACAATATCAAAAAAAGATATTGCAACGTTAATAGTAAAATATATAGAAAAAGAAGCAAGTAAACAAAATAAAAAGAGTAAAAACAACTTATAG
- a CDS encoding ester cyclase: MKKINYKDLVKRYYEELWNKQNRDMIDVVFDDEITFRGSLNIEAKGKKEVRDYMDNILNGIPNLYHGIETIIEENGVVAVRAVYNGTHRGKLFDIEPTNRRIKYNGASFFKFKDDKICDVWVLGDLVTLKDQITQK, translated from the coding sequence ATGAAAAAAATCAACTATAAAGATTTGGTAAAAAGATATTATGAAGAGCTGTGGAATAAACAAAACAGAGATATGATTGATGTGGTTTTTGACGATGAAATTACTTTTAGAGGTTCTTTGAATATTGAAGCTAAAGGTAAAAAAGAGGTAAGAGATTATATGGATAATATCTTAAACGGTATCCCTAATCTTTATCACGGAATTGAAACTATTATTGAAGAAAATGGAGTAGTTGCCGTAAGAGCCGTATACAACGGTACACACAGAGGAAAACTATTTGATATTGAACCAACAAACAGAAGAATAAAATATAACGGTGCATCTTTTTTTAAATTTAAAGATGACAAAATTTGTGATGTATGGGTATTAGGTGATTTAGTAACTTTAAAAGATCAAATCACTCAAAAATAG